One part of the Lapillicoccus jejuensis genome encodes these proteins:
- a CDS encoding MarR family winged helix-turn-helix transcriptional regulator, whose amino-acid sequence MTTHTRQDVAQLVKRVQSRHHRLLDAALAQRGLSLVQWDALRALDRQPDATLHDLAVSTFQSDQGFGTLAARMVDRGLVTRTAGQGRAVHLVMTDRGRELLAEGHRVVDEVLTDTLGPLSERQLQQLGVLLTRLATST is encoded by the coding sequence ATGACGACGCACACCCGGCAGGACGTGGCGCAGCTGGTCAAGCGGGTGCAGAGCCGCCACCACCGCCTGCTCGACGCCGCCCTCGCGCAGCGGGGGCTCAGCCTCGTGCAGTGGGACGCGTTGCGCGCCCTCGACCGCCAGCCCGACGCCACCTTGCACGACCTGGCGGTCTCGACGTTCCAGAGCGACCAGGGCTTCGGGACGCTCGCCGCGCGGATGGTCGACCGCGGCCTGGTGACCCGGACGGCCGGCCAGGGCCGTGCCGTCCACCTCGTGATGACCGACCGCGGCCGTGAGCTGCTCGCCGAGGGGCACCGGGTCGTCGACGAGGTCCTCACCGACACGCTGGGCCCGCTGTCCGAGCGTCAGCTCCAGCAGCTGGGGGTCCTGCTCACCCGGCTGGCGACGTCCACGTGA